One genomic segment of Panulirus ornatus isolate Po-2019 chromosome 3, ASM3632096v1, whole genome shotgun sequence includes these proteins:
- the LOC139759469 gene encoding uncharacterized protein — protein sequence MKRTEEILKRGGFQMKQWVMSGSHDMTEDSKIIDTEVEKVLGMIWEPKKDQCSYKVSINICTKRKKIRTGPDLTVEEIVQRIPKQLTKRMILSQVTSLYDPLGLATSFTIQFKL from the coding sequence atgaaaaggaCCGAAGAGATCCTTAAAAGAGGAGGATTCCAGATGAAACAATGGGTAATGTCTGGAAGCCATGATATGACAGAAGATTCTAAGATAATTGATACTGAGGTTGAAAAGGTACTAGGGATGATTTGGGAACCAAAGAAAGATCAATGCTCTTACAAAGTAAGCATTAACATTTGTACAAAACGCAAGAAGATCCGCACTGGTCCTGACCTAACAGtagaggaaatagtgcaaaggatACCCAAACAACTGACAAAAAGGATGATCCTAAGTCAAGTGACGTCACTATACGACCCTTTAGGCCTTGCTACATCTTTCACGATACAATTTAAGCTATGA
- the LOC139759473 gene encoding uncharacterized protein codes for MGRLRATEKRLAKRGVAYAKEYSDQIHDMVERDVARKLTTDEIKDSQGPVHYIPHHEILRPDSKSTPIRIVFNSSASYMGHVLNDYYAKGPDMLCDLFGILVRFRQSPVAIVGDISKMYNSVLLSEADKMTHRFLWRDMNTTREPDHYCLQTVTFGDRPSGVIAMTALHKTAEMFKGKYPETAAMIINKLYVDDILH; via the coding sequence ATGGGCAGACTTAGAGCTACAGAAAAGAGATTAGCAAAAAGAGGAGTTGCATATGCAAAGGAATATAGTGATCAGATCCATGACATGGTGGAGCGAGATGTAGCTCGAAAATTGACTACAGATGAAATCAAGGACTCTCAGGGCCCAGTACACTACATCCCtcatcatgaaatattaagaccagactctaaatccactcccatcagAATAGTGTTTAATTCCTCTGCCTCATACATGGGACACGTCTTGAATGACTATTATGCCAAGGGGCCTGATATGCTGTGTGATCTTTTTGGCATATTGGTTAGGTTTCGTCAGAGTCCGGTAGCAATTGTGGGAGATATCAGTAAAATGTATAATTCTGTACTCCTCTCTGAAGCTGATAAAATGACCCACCGGTTCTTGTGGCGAGATATGAACACTACCAGGGAGCCTGACCATTATTGTTTACAGACGGTAACTTTCGGTGACAGACCTAGTGGAGTGATTGCCATGACAGCACTCCATAAAACTGCCGAAATGTTCAAAGGCAAGTACCCGGAAACAGCTGCCATGATCATTAATAAGTTGTATGTGGATGACATTCTTCATTGA